One window from the genome of Parasteatoda tepidariorum isolate YZ-2023 chromosome 8, CAS_Ptep_4.0, whole genome shotgun sequence encodes:
- the LOC110282418 gene encoding uncharacterized protein — MKELEISDPVALKNFVRMDKQTFEFLLDKVPPIISKKNTVMRECFPAAEKLAVTLRYLASGDSYGPMKYLFRIDKATISKFIPETCTAIYSVLKDYIQVPATEEEWQDIAKKFEERWNFPNCIGALDGKHVIVRHKRKYGSQCFNYKLANSIVLFALVDADCNSIYIDVGTNGRVADSTIFSISELRGALENNAQGIPPPSILPMSNEILPYVIVADEAFPLKNYLKKPYPRRELSQLKKPSTTI; from the exons ATGAAGGAATTGGAAATATCTGATCCCGTAGcccttaaaaattttgtccGAATGGACAAACAAACTTTCGAGTTTCTTTTGGATAAGGTTCCCCCCATAATCAGTAAGAAAAACACGGTAATGAGGGAATGTTTCCCAGCAGCAGAAAAACTGGCTGTCACGCTTCGATATTTGGCGTCAG GAGATTCATATGGCCCAATGAAGTACCTGTTTCGAATTGATAAGGCAACTATCTCCAAATTCATTCCAGAAACGTGCACTGCCATTTATTCTGTGTTAAAAGACTATATTCAA gttCCAGCAACAGAAGAGGAGTGGCAAGACATTGCCAAGAAATTTGAGGAAAGGTGGAACTTTCCTAACTGCATCGGAGCTCTAGATGGCAAACATGTGATAGTGCGCCACAAAAGGAAATATGGATCGCAATGCTTTAATTACAAACTTGCGAACAGTATTGTGCTCTTTGCCCTTGTTGATGCAGATTGTAATTCCATTTACATTGATGTGGGCACCAATGGCAGGGTGGCAGACAGCACCATTTTTTCCATTTCTGAGCTTCGTGGTGCACTTGAAAATAATGCCCAAGGTATTCCGCCTCCCTCAATATTACCTATGAGCAACGAAATTTTGCCCTACGTAATTGTGGCTGATGAAGCTTTCcctctgaaaaattatttaaagaaacctTACCCAAGAAGGGAGCTTAGCCAGTTGAAGAAACCTTCAACTACAATTTAA
- the LOC139426172 gene encoding uncharacterized protein: MAEDSMVLSSAHQCKNSGTTLTPHVYARYFIITLTNPVISKVSPFLIHKALLSVLGEVVSVRKLRSGDLLVQTTPEKQATALPKCTNICTFNVTVTPHKSLNTCRGVISQAEFIDGEESMITENLQDHHVVEVRRIKIRRNGQLIPTKHLILTFASPLPSAVKLAWHNCPVRPYIPNHLRCFQCQRFGHSRASCCGTSVCARCSTPGHSDTSCESQPLCINCKGAHEAYSRSCPRCSEEKEIQSVKVLQNITFNEARRIVTARTPSGRVVFYGC; encoded by the coding sequence atggcTGAAGATAGTATGGTGTTGAGTTCCGCACACCAATGCAAAAACAGCGGAACAACTCTAACACCGCATGTATACGCTCGTTATTTCATCATAACATTGACGAATCCTGTTATATCTAAGGTTTCACCATTCCTAATACACAAGGCTCTCCTCTCCGTACTGGGAGAAGTAGTCTCTGTGAGAAAACTGCGTTCCGGCGACCTTTTAGTGCAGACGACACCCGAAAAGCAAGCCACTGCCCTACCTAAGTGTACAAATATATGTACCTTTAATGTAACTGTCACTCCACACAAATCTCTTAATACCTGTCGCGGAGTAATTTCTCAAGCTGAATTCATAGATGGCGAAGAAAGCATGATTACAGAAAACCTGCAAGACCATCATGTTGTCGAGGTCCGTAGGATTAAGATTCGAAGGAATGGCCAACTCATTCCAACGAAACACCTTATCCTTACGTTTGCATCTCCATTACCATCGGCTGTTAAACTTGCATGGCATAATTGTCCAGTCAGACCCTATATCCCAAATCATTTAAGGTGCTTTCAGTGCCAAAGGTTTGGGCATTCAAGAGCATCCTGCTGTGGAACATCTGTTTGTGCTCGCTGCTCTACTCCTGGTCACTCAGATACCTCCTGTGAGTCACAGCCCCTTTGCATTAACTGCAAGGGAGCTCATGAAGCATACTCAAGGAGTTGTCCAAGATGCTCAGAGGAGAAAGAAATTCAGTCAGTAAAAGTTTTACAGAACATAACATTTAATGAAGCTCGCCGAATCGTTACCGCTCGTACCCCGTCCGGGCGTGTCGTATTCTACGGCTGCTAA